A stretch of the Ostrea edulis chromosome 9, xbOstEdul1.1, whole genome shotgun sequence genome encodes the following:
- the LOC125659643 gene encoding uncharacterized protein LOC125659643 isoform X2 — MEGLLRDIRWSSDSLDSGNYIYICAGVLLTFFTIKFSFYWTLFTYGFLFGIGVGIAYATPMGCAMKWLPDKEGLVNGCVVAGFGGGAFIFDQIQTAYINPHNEKANLDENGEKYFTQDVILDRVPSSFLLLGGCYAAMQFIGSMLLQDPPHDYHPLISAKDNDESNPGEADSLHNEIISFAENQDPVRTEREFSPRETLRQKAFYKLWFMYLFNGQGINFISSLYKAFGQTFIGDDYFLAVVGSLAAVCNGAGRIMWGTLADKFSFKTAMVFSTGLFSFFILTFELTSLVGKPLYLIWVCFLFLTFSGNFSLLPTATARAFGKTHYGVNYGMVFTASVISSPISALLTSKLKVVIQWYGMFYMVAIFSFISMCLAWSFDVKDSKNDDI; from the exons ATGGAGGGGCTACTCCGTGATATTAGGTGGAGTTCTGATTCACTTGACTCTGGgaactatatatacatttg TGCTGGTGTATTATTAACATTCTTCACCATAAAGTTTTCATTCTACTGGACTTTGTTCACCTATGGATTCCTGTTTGGGATCGGTGTGGGGATAGCCTACGCTACACCGATGGGATGTGCCATGAAA TGGCTTCCTGATAAGGAAGGGTTGGTGAATGGATGTGTGGTTGCTGGATTTGGAGGTGGGGCTTTCATCTTCGACCAAATTCAAACAGCATACATCAATCCTCATAACGAAAAAGCAAATTTGGACGAAAATGGCGAAAA gtatTTTACACAAGACGTTATTTTGGACAGAGTTCCTTCCAGTTTTCTATTGTTAGGTGGTTGTTATGCCGCCATGCAGTTTATCGGATCCATGTTGCTTCAAGATCCTCCACACGAT TATCATCCACTGATAAGCGCCAAAGACAATGACGAAAGTAATCCTGGAGAAGCCGACAGTTTGCATAATGAAATTATCAGTTTCGCAGAAAATCAAGATCCTGTAAG aacggAGAGAGAATTTTCACCGAGGGAAACATTGCGGCAAAAGGCATTTTATAAACTTTGGTTCATGTATTTGTTTAATGGACAAGGAATCAATTTTATATCGTCGTTATACAAG GCATTTGGACAAACCTTCATTGGTGATGACTACTTCCTTGCCGTGGTGGGATCGCTGGCAGCTGTTTGTAACGGGGCAGGACGGATAATGTGGGGAACCCTAGCAGACAAATTTTCCTTTAAG acaGCCATGGTTTTTTCAACAGGATTATTTTCATTCTTCATTTTAACCTTTGAATTGACCAGCTTAGTGGGGAAACCATTGTACCTCATAtgggtgtgttttttatttctcACATTTTCCGGAAATTTTTCACTCCTACCAACAGCCACAGCCCGAGCGTTTGGGAAGACTCACTACGGTGTTAATTATGGCATGGTATTCACTGCATCA GTCATATCATCTCCTATATCAGCGTTACTGACATCCAAATTAAAAGTGGTCATTCAGTGGTATGGGATGTTTTACATGGTTGCAATCTTTTCCTTCATCA
- the LOC125659643 gene encoding oxalate:formate antiporter-like isoform X1, which yields MMCVSRKWRGYSVILGGVLIHLTLGTIYTFGNMTPYMTSYMKKHKVDETLNYAESTWINSIAAMGQGMSMFLGGMLYKAIGPKFSTLIGAWIASAGVLLTFFTIKFSFYWTLFTYGFLFGIGVGIAYATPMGCAMKWLPDKEGLVNGCVVAGFGGGAFIFDQIQTAYINPHNEKANLDENGEKYFTQDVILDRVPSSFLLLGGCYAAMQFIGSMLLQDPPHDYHPLISAKDNDESNPGEADSLHNEIISFAENQDPVRTEREFSPRETLRQKAFYKLWFMYLFNGQGINFISSLYKAFGQTFIGDDYFLAVVGSLAAVCNGAGRIMWGTLADKFSFKTAMVFSTGLFSFFILTFELTSLVGKPLYLIWVCFLFLTFSGNFSLLPTATARAFGKTHYGVNYGMVFTASVISSPISALLTSKLKVVIQWYGMFYMVAIFSFISMCLAWSFDVKDSKNDDI from the exons ATGATGTGTGTCAGTAGAAAATGGAGGGGCTACTCCGTGATATTAGGTGGAGTTCTGATTCACTTGACTCTGGgaactatatatacatttg GAAACATGACGCCTTATATGACATCATACATGAAAAAACATAAAGTGGATGAAACGCTAAATTATGCAGAGAGTACATGGATTAATTCGATCGCAGCAATGGGCCAAGGAATGTCCATGTTTCTGGGCGGAATGCTATACAAAGCTATTGGTCCAAAATTCTCAACTCTTATAGGTGCTTGGATTGCAAG TGCTGGTGTATTATTAACATTCTTCACCATAAAGTTTTCATTCTACTGGACTTTGTTCACCTATGGATTCCTGTTTGGGATCGGTGTGGGGATAGCCTACGCTACACCGATGGGATGTGCCATGAAA TGGCTTCCTGATAAGGAAGGGTTGGTGAATGGATGTGTGGTTGCTGGATTTGGAGGTGGGGCTTTCATCTTCGACCAAATTCAAACAGCATACATCAATCCTCATAACGAAAAAGCAAATTTGGACGAAAATGGCGAAAA gtatTTTACACAAGACGTTATTTTGGACAGAGTTCCTTCCAGTTTTCTATTGTTAGGTGGTTGTTATGCCGCCATGCAGTTTATCGGATCCATGTTGCTTCAAGATCCTCCACACGAT TATCATCCACTGATAAGCGCCAAAGACAATGACGAAAGTAATCCTGGAGAAGCCGACAGTTTGCATAATGAAATTATCAGTTTCGCAGAAAATCAAGATCCTGTAAG aacggAGAGAGAATTTTCACCGAGGGAAACATTGCGGCAAAAGGCATTTTATAAACTTTGGTTCATGTATTTGTTTAATGGACAAGGAATCAATTTTATATCGTCGTTATACAAG GCATTTGGACAAACCTTCATTGGTGATGACTACTTCCTTGCCGTGGTGGGATCGCTGGCAGCTGTTTGTAACGGGGCAGGACGGATAATGTGGGGAACCCTAGCAGACAAATTTTCCTTTAAG acaGCCATGGTTTTTTCAACAGGATTATTTTCATTCTTCATTTTAACCTTTGAATTGACCAGCTTAGTGGGGAAACCATTGTACCTCATAtgggtgtgttttttatttctcACATTTTCCGGAAATTTTTCACTCCTACCAACAGCCACAGCCCGAGCGTTTGGGAAGACTCACTACGGTGTTAATTATGGCATGGTATTCACTGCATCA GTCATATCATCTCCTATATCAGCGTTACTGACATCCAAATTAAAAGTGGTCATTCAGTGGTATGGGATGTTTTACATGGTTGCAATCTTTTCCTTCATCA